One window of the Chlamydiota bacterium genome contains the following:
- a CDS encoding ACP phosphodiesterase, producing MRKLLHINAAPRGDESRTLRVSAAFLETFRSARPGCAVDELNLWEEKLPPLTVPVVRGKYALLGGKELEGPMRDAWAGVLRHIERFLSADAFLVSTPMWNFCVPYVLKHYLDVILQPRYLFRYTATGVEGLAKGRPMVVVSSRGGDYAPGSPMRSYDFLEPYLRTAFGFAGIEGIVFVAAQPMDAAGPEAAETALEKAKTLAREAARKL from the coding sequence GTGAGGAAGCTGCTCCACATCAACGCCGCGCCGCGCGGGGACGAGTCCCGGACGCTCAGGGTCTCGGCGGCGTTCCTCGAGACGTTCCGATCCGCCCGCCCCGGCTGCGCGGTGGACGAGCTGAACCTCTGGGAGGAGAAACTCCCGCCGCTCACCGTCCCGGTGGTGCGGGGGAAGTACGCGCTCCTCGGGGGGAAGGAACTCGAGGGGCCGATGCGGGACGCATGGGCGGGGGTGCTCCGGCATATCGAGCGCTTCCTCTCCGCGGACGCGTTCCTTGTCAGCACCCCGATGTGGAACTTCTGCGTCCCGTACGTGCTCAAGCACTACCTCGACGTCATCCTCCAGCCGCGGTACCTGTTCCGCTACACGGCGACGGGGGTCGAGGGGCTCGCGAAGGGGAGACCGATGGTCGTCGTCTCGAGCCGCGGCGGCGACTACGCCCCCGGGAGCCCGATGCGCTCGTACGACTTCCTCGAGCCGTACCTTCGGACGGCGTTCGGCTTCGCCGGGATCGAGGGGATCGTCTTCGTCGCCGCCCAGCCGATGGACGCCGCCGGCCCCGAGGCCGCGGAGACCGCCCTCGAGAAGGCGAAAACGCTCGCGCGCGAAGCCGCGCGAAAACTCTGA
- a CDS encoding cold shock domain-containing protein, which produces MANGIVKWFNDRKGYGFIAPEGGEAEIFVHYTSIAGNGFKTLSPGEAVEFDEAPGPRGPQAVNVTRRGPRVAPPIPAPAPRAHKETPR; this is translated from the coding sequence ATGGCGAACGGGATCGTGAAATGGTTCAACGACCGTAAGGGGTACGGCTTCATCGCCCCCGAAGGCGGCGAGGCGGAGATCTTCGTCCACTACACCTCGATCGCCGGGAACGGATTCAAGACGCTCTCCCCGGGCGAGGCGGTGGAATTCGACGAGGCGCCCGGCCCCCGCGGCCCCCAGGCCGTGAACGTAACGCGGCGCGGTCCCCGCGTGGCGCCCCCGATCCCCGCGCCGGCGCCCCGCGCGCACAAGGAGACTCCGCGATGA
- a CDS encoding UDP-N-acetylmuramate--L-alanine ligase produces MNIHLCAICGMGMGSLAQLLRESGHRVGGSDAGPYPPMSDLLARLGVEVKIGFSPTHIPPDTELVVVGNAVRADNPEVQETIRRGLRYLSFPAALEEMYLSRRTNVVVAGTHGKTTCSSLIAWILTRAGLEPGFLIGGVLRNFGGSSASGRGPHFVVEGDEYHTAFFDRNPKFLHYRPSIGVLTSVDFDHADIFSGLDACKETFRRFAALVPSSGTLVACADDPHVRGIAADAPSASVATYGFREGADWRLSGFEATAAGARFTLSRRGGDRHLVESPLAGAHNARNAAAAFAAASALGVPPDTILQGIASFQGVKRRQEVRGEARGVTVVDDFAHHPTEVRETIEALKGRYAGRRIWAVWEPRTNSSRRSFFQDEYPGAFLGADRVVVAGVFRAEQIEETRRFSPQKLAADLARRGVHARYIERVDEILAALLAECVPGDVVLIMSNGSFEDLHERLLAGLVG; encoded by the coding sequence ATGAATATACACCTCTGCGCCATCTGCGGGATGGGGATGGGCTCGCTCGCGCAGCTCCTCAGGGAGAGCGGGCACCGGGTCGGCGGCTCGGACGCCGGCCCGTACCCGCCGATGTCGGACCTCCTCGCCCGCCTGGGCGTCGAGGTGAAGATCGGCTTCAGTCCCACGCACATCCCCCCGGACACCGAGCTCGTGGTCGTCGGCAACGCCGTGCGGGCCGACAACCCAGAGGTGCAGGAGACGATCCGCCGCGGCCTGCGCTACCTCTCGTTCCCCGCCGCCCTGGAGGAGATGTACCTCTCCCGCCGGACGAACGTCGTCGTCGCCGGCACGCACGGCAAGACGACCTGCTCGTCGCTGATCGCGTGGATCCTCACCCGCGCGGGCCTCGAACCCGGCTTCCTCATCGGGGGGGTGCTCCGCAACTTCGGCGGCTCGAGCGCCTCCGGCCGCGGGCCCCACTTCGTCGTCGAGGGGGACGAGTACCACACGGCCTTCTTCGATCGGAACCCGAAGTTCCTGCACTACCGCCCGTCGATCGGCGTCCTCACGAGCGTCGACTTCGATCACGCCGACATCTTCAGCGGCCTCGACGCCTGCAAGGAGACGTTCAGGCGATTCGCCGCCCTCGTCCCCTCCTCGGGGACGCTCGTCGCCTGCGCCGACGACCCGCACGTCCGGGGGATAGCGGCGGATGCGCCTTCCGCCTCGGTCGCGACGTACGGCTTCCGCGAAGGCGCGGACTGGCGCCTCTCCGGCTTCGAGGCGACGGCGGCCGGCGCCCGTTTCACCCTCTCCCGCCGCGGCGGCGACAGGCACCTCGTCGAATCGCCGCTCGCCGGCGCGCACAACGCGCGCAACGCCGCGGCGGCGTTCGCCGCCGCCTCGGCGCTCGGCGTCCCCCCCGACACGATCCTCCAGGGGATCGCCTCCTTCCAGGGGGTGAAACGCCGGCAGGAGGTGCGCGGGGAGGCGCGCGGCGTGACGGTCGTCGACGACTTCGCGCACCACCCCACCGAGGTGCGCGAGACCATCGAGGCGCTGAAGGGACGCTACGCGGGGCGGCGGATCTGGGCGGTCTGGGAGCCGCGGACGAACTCCAGCCGGAGGAGCTTCTTCCAGGACGAGTACCCGGGGGCGTTCCTGGGGGCGGACCGGGTCGTCGTCGCGGGGGTCTTCCGCGCCGAGCAGATCGAGGAGACACGGCGCTTCTCGCCGCAGAAACTCGCCGCCGACCTCGCGAGGCGGGGCGTGCACGCGCGTTATATCGAGCGCGTGGACGAGATCCTCGCGGCGCTCCTGGCGGAGTGCGTTCCGGGGGACGTCGTCCTCATCATGTCCAACGGGAGCTTCGAGGATCTCCACGAGCGCCTGCTCGCGGGGCTCGTCGGCTAG
- a CDS encoding PHP domain-containing protein — translation MEFAHLHSHFWGSYSDSALGLDEGLARAAALGQRAMAITDHGELAFAPRFYRAARGRGMNPLLGCECYFVDDAFDSIARNDPYRNHLVLIAKNAEGYRNLVSLTSDAWLDRCFRGNRGTVDWSLLERYHRGLSCSSACFWGSFPLAIIRRGRAAGERELRRYLEIFGDDFHPEMSSLGYAEQEISNAAILELAPRRGLKAVVTNDVHYAHPEDWVAHDIIVKTRFGKVSDFAVTTRSIWLKGLDEMRALGFPDSFLANTAEVAAGCDVRLPPFPFSPPVLHGSPAADLRALAARCAEAVAGIARGPRRRRLVKRLEREAAGIGAQGLAGLVLAVGAIPRFFGSARGRIRIAAGGWEGSALFRLLGFSGGAPRGPSPPAPAALSSLRLFCPDPRAAAELLLEGLGPERACPAAEFVPIRGGDALRYAAEVLGVPERERLRGLGAVRAGEFVASALARSRSCAALCLSHPLVARWARRIEGIPRISRPSPGAVVLTNGPLRTLLPLKRLGGAIFAQYDLEGARIAGLCTVELVHLDGRRPASNGNEPVPVAGDF, via the coding sequence ATGGAATTCGCGCATCTCCACAGCCACTTCTGGGGCTCCTACTCCGACAGCGCCCTCGGGCTCGACGAGGGGCTCGCCCGCGCCGCCGCGCTCGGGCAGCGGGCGATGGCGATCACCGACCACGGCGAGCTCGCCTTCGCGCCGCGGTTCTACCGGGCGGCCCGCGGGCGCGGGATGAACCCGCTCCTGGGCTGCGAGTGCTACTTCGTCGACGACGCGTTCGACTCCATCGCCCGAAACGACCCCTACCGCAACCACCTCGTCCTCATCGCTAAGAACGCCGAGGGGTACCGCAACCTGGTCTCCCTCACCAGCGATGCGTGGCTCGACCGCTGCTTTCGCGGCAACCGCGGGACGGTGGACTGGTCGCTCCTGGAGAGATACCACCGGGGCCTCTCCTGCTCGAGCGCCTGCTTCTGGGGGTCGTTCCCCCTCGCGATCATCCGGCGGGGCCGGGCGGCGGGGGAGCGGGAACTCCGGCGCTACCTGGAGATCTTCGGCGACGATTTCCACCCCGAGATGTCCAGCCTCGGCTACGCGGAGCAGGAGATATCCAACGCCGCGATCCTCGAGCTCGCGCCGCGCCGCGGGCTGAAGGCCGTGGTCACCAACGACGTCCACTACGCCCACCCCGAGGACTGGGTCGCGCACGACATCATCGTCAAGACCCGTTTCGGGAAGGTGAGCGACTTCGCCGTGACGACCCGGTCGATCTGGCTCAAGGGCCTCGACGAGATGCGGGCGCTCGGTTTCCCGGACTCGTTCCTCGCCAACACGGCGGAGGTCGCCGCGGGCTGCGACGTCCGCCTGCCGCCGTTCCCGTTCTCCCCGCCCGTTTTGCACGGTTCCCCGGCGGCGGATCTCCGGGCGCTCGCCGCCCGCTGCGCCGAGGCGGTCGCCGGGATCGCGCGCGGCCCCCGCCGCAGGCGGCTGGTGAAGCGCCTCGAACGCGAGGCGGCGGGCATCGGCGCGCAGGGCCTCGCCGGGCTGGTTTTGGCCGTCGGCGCCATCCCGCGGTTCTTCGGGAGCGCCCGCGGGCGGATCCGCATCGCGGCGGGGGGATGGGAGGGGAGCGCGCTCTTCCGACTTCTCGGCTTCTCGGGCGGCGCCCCGCGAGGCCCTTCGCCTCCCGCCCCCGCGGCCCTGTCCTCCCTCCGGCTGTTCTGCCCCGACCCCCGGGCCGCGGCGGAGCTGCTGCTCGAGGGGCTCGGGCCCGAGCGGGCGTGCCCCGCCGCGGAGTTCGTTCCGATCCGCGGCGGCGACGCGCTGCGCTACGCGGCCGAGGTGCTCGGCGTGCCGGAGAGGGAGCGCCTCCGGGGGCTCGGCGCCGTGCGGGCCGGGGAATTCGTCGCGAGCGCCCTCGCCCGCAGCCGGTCCTGCGCCGCCCTCTGCCTGTCGCACCCGCTCGTGGCCCGGTGGGCGCGCAGGATCGAGGGGATCCCCCGCATCTCCCGCCCCTCCCCCGGCGCGGTCGTCCTCACGAACGGGCCTCTGCGGACGCTCCTGCCGCTCAAGCGGCTCGGGGGCGCGATCTTCGCGCAGTACGACCTCGAGGGGGCGCGCATCGCGGGCCTCTGCACGGTCGAACTTGTCCACCTGGACGGCCGCCGCCCGGCCTCGAACGGAAACGAGCCGGTGCCGGTGGCGGGGGATTTCTGA